The following coding sequences are from one Triplophysa dalaica isolate WHDGS20190420 chromosome 12, ASM1584641v1, whole genome shotgun sequence window:
- the si:dkey-260g12.1 gene encoding uncharacterized protein si:dkey-260g12.1, whose product MLVTVLLIASGILTGHLMYGLPKQSKARYPRSCPNMCPPGQYRTHTCSCSLCRPGFFTSQENREDSCHRCFQTCNPELNMEVVEECKTTSDVKCRCQDGFTCTKHDQYTGHCKQCDPITSPTPSQVYTSRVYTSWVYTSTATTLFPRTQKPTNWMGENGVLVWIIFGFMLTMLFIIIVTVLFRICRKKEKECFKQLVRRCSLGNLEVDSESTLSTKSQQNEQQYTQAMPSHESTPTNKKTDCSFHQPTVSDQAVPPSGNLGPFHIYGPQTVFVSLLNQFEWDGGEKKASELQQEPLNNSNVPHPQSPPIHLSQEEKNQEQDFIFFPSQEQGKECHISKEEVL is encoded by the exons ATGCTTGTGACTGTATTACTTATTGCCTCAGGGATACTGACAGGTCATCTGATGTATGGCCTCCCTAAG CAGAGTAAAGCGAGATACCCCAGATCCTGTCCAAATATGTGCCCACCAG GACAATACCGCACACACACCTGTAGCTGCTCTCTTTGTCGCCCTGGTTTCTTCACCAGTCAGGAGAACAGAGAAGACAGCTGTCACCGCTGCTTCCAGACCTGCAATCCTG AGCTCAATATGGAGGTGGTGGAGGAGTGCAAGACCACATCAGATGTGAAGTGTCGCTGTCAGGATGGTTTTACTTGTACAAAGCATGACCAGTACACTGGCCACTGCAAACAGTGTGATCCAATCACATCACCTACCCCAAGCCAGGTGTATACAAGCCGGGTCTATACAAGCTGGGTCTACACCTCCACTGCCACCACTTTATTCCCTCGCACACAAAAGCCCACAAACTGGATGG GTGAAAATGGAGTATTGGTTTGGATTATTTTTGGATTCATGTTAACAATGCTATTCATCATCATTGTAACAGTCCTCTTCCGAAtctgcagaaagaaagagaaagaatgtTTTAAGCAAT TGGTCCGGCGATGCTCTTTGGGCAATCTAGAG GTGGATAGTGAGAGCACCCTTTCTACAAAAAGCCAGCAAAATGAGCAACAATATACCCAGGCGATGCCATCACATGAAAGTACACCCACTAATAAGAAAACTGACTGCTCTTTTCATCAACCAACTGTCTCGGACCAGGCGGTGCCTCCATCTGGCAATTTAG GCCCTTTCCACATCTATGGTCCCCAGACAGTTTTTGTGAGTTTGCTCAATCAGTTCGAATGGGACGGAGGAGAAAAAAAGGCAAGTGAACTGCAACAAGAACCTTTAAATAACAGCAACGTGCCCCACCCTCAATCTCCACCCATACATCTATCTCAAGAGGAAAAAAACCAAGAGCAAGATTTTATCTTCTTTCCATCTCAAGAACAAGGGAAGGAGTGCCATATATCTAAAGAAGAGGTGCTGTGA